In one window of Nothobranchius furzeri strain GRZ-AD chromosome 11, NfurGRZ-RIMD1, whole genome shotgun sequence DNA:
- the LOC107383694 gene encoding oocyte zinc finger protein XlCOF6 isoform X3, producing the protein MLVDATSTGPRTVLGCCGRWSGCSDSVQNQGFPEGMDVDQDVSPRDTQVCLHLQTGTPGSSSEEDTQSMQDLAVRVKPEPEEEVEICSYPALKKLSVKLSDCRAWLKGRDFLSLGDHPQLCEALQQQRTTNSGRKMSYCSHCEKGFYKASHLEAHLRTHQGQKPNECWRCGKIYPTLMSLVLHQQVHDRSEPYHCSYCDRTFSLKRDWKTHHRTHSGTKPLKCWFCGDGFSEQEQLSEHMEMHQGEKCYHCTVCDKMFVSYQGFNFHRKSHKDPKPLPCPKCSKSFSNPQSLKLHQATHSDSKPYICATCGKAFKLPTGLHCHQRTHTDLRAYRCTECGKSFSSLQGLKLHDRTHTGLKPYKCSECGKRFTQSPHLKAHMVTHTGERPFLCTTCGKRFTQSSHLRSHITLFHVGEKPFSCDDCGKSFTIAHYLKIHRLSHTKEKHYQCSYCHKSFSYHNSWRAHERIHTGERPFSCRDCGQSFITSGSLLSHQRSRHTGEKSHYCITCGEFFLTSSLLRVHQLDHTGERPHACSCGKTFKTKGVLRYHLKRFMEHRPAGRDCNPTSAVS; encoded by the exons ATGCTAGTTGATGCTACATCTACTGGTCCCAGGACGGTGCTCGGCTGCTGCGGTCGGTGGAGCGGATGTTCCGATTCG GTTCAGAACCAGGGTTTTCCCGAGGGGATGGATGTGGACCAGGACGTGAGCCCACGTGATACCCAG gtgtgtcttcacctgcagacTGGAACCCCTGGTAGCAGCAGTGAGGAGGATACACAGTCTATGCAG GATTTGGCTGTCCGGGTCAAACCAGAGCCCGAGGAGGAGGTGGAGATCTGCTCTTACCCCGCCCTGAAGAAGCTGTCCGTCAAATTGTCCGACTGTAGGGCGTGGCTGAAGGGGCGGGACTTCCTGTCGCTGG GTGATCACCCTCAGCTGTGTGAGGCCCTGCAGCAACAACGCACCACCAACAGTGGCAGGAAGATGTCGTACTGCAGCCATTGTGAGAAGGGTTTCTATAAGGCGTCTCACCTGGAGGCTCACCTGCGGACCCACCAAGGTCAGAAACCTAACGAGTGCTGGCGGTGCGGGAAGATCTACCCCACCCTGATGAGCCTCGTGCTGCACCAGCAGGTCCATGACCGTAGTGAACCATACCACTGCTCCTACTGCGACAGGACCTTTTCCCTGAAACGGGACTGGAAGACCCACCACCGGACCCACTCAGGCACCAAACCTTTGAAGTGCTGGTTCTGTGGGGATGGTTTCAGCGAGCAGGAACAACTAAGTGAGCACATGGAGATGCATCAGGGGGAAAAATGCTACCACTGCACAGTCTGTGACAAAATGTTTGTGTCCTACCAGGGCTTCAACTTCCACCGCAAGTCTCACAAGGACCCCAAGCCTCTGCCCTGCCCCAAGTGCTCCAAAAGCTTCAGCAACCCCCAGAGCCTGAAGCTGCACCAGGCCACCCACTCGGACAGCAAACCCTACATCTGCGCCACCTGTGGGAAGGCCTTCAAGCTGCCAACCGGCCTTCACTGCCATCAGCGCACCCACACAGACCTGAGGGCGTATCGTTGTACCGAGTGTGGTAAGAGCTTCTCCAGCCTGCAGGGCCTGAAGCTGCATGACCGCACCCACACTGGCCTGAAGCCCTATAAGTGCTCCGAGTGTGGCAAGAGGTTCACGCAGTCGCCCCACCTCAAAGCTCACATGGTGACCCACACGGGAGAGAGGCCTTTCCTCTGCACCACCTGTGGCAAGAGGTTCACCCAGTCGTCCCACCTGAGATCCCACATCACGCTGTTTCACGTAGGGGAGAAGCCGTTCAGCTGTGATGACTGTGGCAAGAGCTTCACCATAGCTCACTACCTGAAGATTCACCGGCTCAGCCACACCAAAGAGAAACACTACCAGTGCTCCTACTGCCATAAGTCCTTCTCCTACCACAACTCTTGGAGGGCACACGAGAGGATCCACACTGGAGAGCGGCCCTTCAGCTGCCGCGACTGCGGCCAGAGCTTCATCACGTCAGGCTCTCTGCTGAGCCACCAGAGGTCCAGACACACCGGGGAGAAGAGCCACTACTGCATCACCTGTGGTGAGTTCTTCCTGACCAGCTCACTGCTGCGTGTTCACCAGCTGGACCATACTGGTGAGCGGCCACACGCCTGCAGCTGTGGCAAGACCTTCAAGACCAAAGGAGTCCTGCGCTACCACCTGAAGAGGTTCATGGAACACCGGCCCGCGGGGCGAGACTGTAACCCCACTTCTGCTGTTTCCTAA
- the LOC107383694 gene encoding oocyte zinc finger protein XlCOF6 isoform X5 → MQAEPLPDLAVRVKPEPEEEVEICSYPALKKLSVKLSDCRAWLKGRDFLSLGDHPQLCEALQQQRTTNSGRKMSYCSHCEKGFYKASHLEAHLRTHQGQKPNECWRCGKIYPTLMSLVLHQQVHDRSEPYHCSYCDRTFSLKRDWKTHHRTHSGTKPLKCWFCGDGFSEQEQLSEHMEMHQGEKCYHCTVCDKMFVSYQGFNFHRKSHKDPKPLPCPKCSKSFSNPQSLKLHQATHSDSKPYICATCGKAFKLPTGLHCHQRTHTDLRAYRCTECGKSFSSLQGLKLHDRTHTGLKPYKCSECGKRFTQSPHLKAHMVTHTGERPFLCTTCGKRFTQSSHLRSHITLFHVGEKPFSCDDCGKSFTIAHYLKIHRLSHTKEKHYQCSYCHKSFSYHNSWRAHERIHTGERPFSCRDCGQSFITSGSLLSHQRSRHTGEKSHYCITCGEFFLTSSLLRVHQLDHTGERPHACSCGKTFKTKGVLRYHLKRFMEHRPAGRDCNPTSAVS, encoded by the exons ATGCAGGCTGAGCCTTTACCG GATTTGGCTGTCCGGGTCAAACCAGAGCCCGAGGAGGAGGTGGAGATCTGCTCTTACCCCGCCCTGAAGAAGCTGTCCGTCAAATTGTCCGACTGTAGGGCGTGGCTGAAGGGGCGGGACTTCCTGTCGCTGG GTGATCACCCTCAGCTGTGTGAGGCCCTGCAGCAACAACGCACCACCAACAGTGGCAGGAAGATGTCGTACTGCAGCCATTGTGAGAAGGGTTTCTATAAGGCGTCTCACCTGGAGGCTCACCTGCGGACCCACCAAGGTCAGAAACCTAACGAGTGCTGGCGGTGCGGGAAGATCTACCCCACCCTGATGAGCCTCGTGCTGCACCAGCAGGTCCATGACCGTAGTGAACCATACCACTGCTCCTACTGCGACAGGACCTTTTCCCTGAAACGGGACTGGAAGACCCACCACCGGACCCACTCAGGCACCAAACCTTTGAAGTGCTGGTTCTGTGGGGATGGTTTCAGCGAGCAGGAACAACTAAGTGAGCACATGGAGATGCATCAGGGGGAAAAATGCTACCACTGCACAGTCTGTGACAAAATGTTTGTGTCCTACCAGGGCTTCAACTTCCACCGCAAGTCTCACAAGGACCCCAAGCCTCTGCCCTGCCCCAAGTGCTCCAAAAGCTTCAGCAACCCCCAGAGCCTGAAGCTGCACCAGGCCACCCACTCGGACAGCAAACCCTACATCTGCGCCACCTGTGGGAAGGCCTTCAAGCTGCCAACCGGCCTTCACTGCCATCAGCGCACCCACACAGACCTGAGGGCGTATCGTTGTACCGAGTGTGGTAAGAGCTTCTCCAGCCTGCAGGGCCTGAAGCTGCATGACCGCACCCACACTGGCCTGAAGCCCTATAAGTGCTCCGAGTGTGGCAAGAGGTTCACGCAGTCGCCCCACCTCAAAGCTCACATGGTGACCCACACGGGAGAGAGGCCTTTCCTCTGCACCACCTGTGGCAAGAGGTTCACCCAGTCGTCCCACCTGAGATCCCACATCACGCTGTTTCACGTAGGGGAGAAGCCGTTCAGCTGTGATGACTGTGGCAAGAGCTTCACCATAGCTCACTACCTGAAGATTCACCGGCTCAGCCACACCAAAGAGAAACACTACCAGTGCTCCTACTGCCATAAGTCCTTCTCCTACCACAACTCTTGGAGGGCACACGAGAGGATCCACACTGGAGAGCGGCCCTTCAGCTGCCGCGACTGCGGCCAGAGCTTCATCACGTCAGGCTCTCTGCTGAGCCACCAGAGGTCCAGACACACCGGGGAGAAGAGCCACTACTGCATCACCTGTGGTGAGTTCTTCCTGACCAGCTCACTGCTGCGTGTTCACCAGCTGGACCATACTGGTGAGCGGCCACACGCCTGCAGCTGTGGCAAGACCTTCAAGACCAAAGGAGTCCTGCGCTACCACCTGAAGAGGTTCATGGAACACCGGCCCGCGGGGCGAGACTGTAACCCCACTTCTGCTGTTTCCTAA
- the LOC107383694 gene encoding oocyte zinc finger protein XlCOF6 isoform X2: MLVDATSTGPRTVLGCCGRWSGCSDSVQNQGFPEGMDVDQDVSPRDTQVCLHLQTGTPGSSSEEDTQSMQQTSCCPKNPHHQRWLMPQLSQRTSLGAPPALQWTSVSSAGRVWSDLSCISVVAPTQFVVQDLAVRVKPEPEEEVEICSYPALKKLSVKLSDCRAWLKGRDFLSLGDHPQLCEALQQQRTTNSGRKMSYCSHCEKGFYKASHLEAHLRTHQGQKPNECWRCGKIYPTLMSLVLHQQVHDRSEPYHCSYCDRTFSLKRDWKTHHRTHSGTKPLKCWFCGDGFSEQEQLSEHMEMHQGEKCYHCTVCDKMFVSYQGFNFHRKSHKDPKPLPCPKCSKSFSNPQSLKLHQATHSDSKPYICATCGKAFKLPTGLHCHQRTHTDLRAYRCTECGKSFSSLQGLKLHDRTHTGLKPYKCSECGKRFTQSPHLKAHMVTHTGERPFLCTTCGKRFTQSSHLRSHITLFHVGEKPFSCDDCGKSFTIAHYLKIHRLSHTKEKHYQCSYCHKSFSYHNSWRAHERIHTGERPFSCRDCGQSFITSGSLLSHQRSRHTGEKSHYCITCGEFFLTSSLLRVHQLDHTGERPHACSCGKTFKTKGVLRYHLKRFMEHRPAGRDCNPTSAVS; encoded by the exons ATGCTAGTTGATGCTACATCTACTGGTCCCAGGACGGTGCTCGGCTGCTGCGGTCGGTGGAGCGGATGTTCCGATTCG GTTCAGAACCAGGGTTTTCCCGAGGGGATGGATGTGGACCAGGACGTGAGCCCACGTGATACCCAG gtgtgtcttcacctgcagacTGGAACCCCTGGTAGCAGCAGTGAGGAGGATACACAGTCTATGCAG CAGACGAGCTGCTGCCCAAAAAACCCACACCATCAAAGATGGCTGATGCCACAACTGAGTCAGAGAACATCTTTAGGAGCACCTCCTGCACTCCAGTGGACCTCAGTCTCCTCAGCAGGTCGAGTCTGGTCTGATCTTTCCTGCATCAGTGTTGTGGCTCCTACCCAGTTTGTTGTTCAG GATTTGGCTGTCCGGGTCAAACCAGAGCCCGAGGAGGAGGTGGAGATCTGCTCTTACCCCGCCCTGAAGAAGCTGTCCGTCAAATTGTCCGACTGTAGGGCGTGGCTGAAGGGGCGGGACTTCCTGTCGCTGG GTGATCACCCTCAGCTGTGTGAGGCCCTGCAGCAACAACGCACCACCAACAGTGGCAGGAAGATGTCGTACTGCAGCCATTGTGAGAAGGGTTTCTATAAGGCGTCTCACCTGGAGGCTCACCTGCGGACCCACCAAGGTCAGAAACCTAACGAGTGCTGGCGGTGCGGGAAGATCTACCCCACCCTGATGAGCCTCGTGCTGCACCAGCAGGTCCATGACCGTAGTGAACCATACCACTGCTCCTACTGCGACAGGACCTTTTCCCTGAAACGGGACTGGAAGACCCACCACCGGACCCACTCAGGCACCAAACCTTTGAAGTGCTGGTTCTGTGGGGATGGTTTCAGCGAGCAGGAACAACTAAGTGAGCACATGGAGATGCATCAGGGGGAAAAATGCTACCACTGCACAGTCTGTGACAAAATGTTTGTGTCCTACCAGGGCTTCAACTTCCACCGCAAGTCTCACAAGGACCCCAAGCCTCTGCCCTGCCCCAAGTGCTCCAAAAGCTTCAGCAACCCCCAGAGCCTGAAGCTGCACCAGGCCACCCACTCGGACAGCAAACCCTACATCTGCGCCACCTGTGGGAAGGCCTTCAAGCTGCCAACCGGCCTTCACTGCCATCAGCGCACCCACACAGACCTGAGGGCGTATCGTTGTACCGAGTGTGGTAAGAGCTTCTCCAGCCTGCAGGGCCTGAAGCTGCATGACCGCACCCACACTGGCCTGAAGCCCTATAAGTGCTCCGAGTGTGGCAAGAGGTTCACGCAGTCGCCCCACCTCAAAGCTCACATGGTGACCCACACGGGAGAGAGGCCTTTCCTCTGCACCACCTGTGGCAAGAGGTTCACCCAGTCGTCCCACCTGAGATCCCACATCACGCTGTTTCACGTAGGGGAGAAGCCGTTCAGCTGTGATGACTGTGGCAAGAGCTTCACCATAGCTCACTACCTGAAGATTCACCGGCTCAGCCACACCAAAGAGAAACACTACCAGTGCTCCTACTGCCATAAGTCCTTCTCCTACCACAACTCTTGGAGGGCACACGAGAGGATCCACACTGGAGAGCGGCCCTTCAGCTGCCGCGACTGCGGCCAGAGCTTCATCACGTCAGGCTCTCTGCTGAGCCACCAGAGGTCCAGACACACCGGGGAGAAGAGCCACTACTGCATCACCTGTGGTGAGTTCTTCCTGACCAGCTCACTGCTGCGTGTTCACCAGCTGGACCATACTGGTGAGCGGCCACACGCCTGCAGCTGTGGCAAGACCTTCAAGACCAAAGGAGTCCTGCGCTACCACCTGAAGAGGTTCATGGAACACCGGCCCGCGGGGCGAGACTGTAACCCCACTTCTGCTGTTTCCTAA
- the LOC107383694 gene encoding oocyte zinc finger protein XlCOF6 isoform X1 → MLVDATSTGPRTVLGCCGRWSGCSDSVQNQGFPEGMDVDQDVSPRDTQVCLHLQTGTPGSSSEEDTQSMQQQTSCCPKNPHHQRWLMPQLSQRTSLGAPPALQWTSVSSAGRVWSDLSCISVVAPTQFVVQDLAVRVKPEPEEEVEICSYPALKKLSVKLSDCRAWLKGRDFLSLGDHPQLCEALQQQRTTNSGRKMSYCSHCEKGFYKASHLEAHLRTHQGQKPNECWRCGKIYPTLMSLVLHQQVHDRSEPYHCSYCDRTFSLKRDWKTHHRTHSGTKPLKCWFCGDGFSEQEQLSEHMEMHQGEKCYHCTVCDKMFVSYQGFNFHRKSHKDPKPLPCPKCSKSFSNPQSLKLHQATHSDSKPYICATCGKAFKLPTGLHCHQRTHTDLRAYRCTECGKSFSSLQGLKLHDRTHTGLKPYKCSECGKRFTQSPHLKAHMVTHTGERPFLCTTCGKRFTQSSHLRSHITLFHVGEKPFSCDDCGKSFTIAHYLKIHRLSHTKEKHYQCSYCHKSFSYHNSWRAHERIHTGERPFSCRDCGQSFITSGSLLSHQRSRHTGEKSHYCITCGEFFLTSSLLRVHQLDHTGERPHACSCGKTFKTKGVLRYHLKRFMEHRPAGRDCNPTSAVS, encoded by the exons ATGCTAGTTGATGCTACATCTACTGGTCCCAGGACGGTGCTCGGCTGCTGCGGTCGGTGGAGCGGATGTTCCGATTCG GTTCAGAACCAGGGTTTTCCCGAGGGGATGGATGTGGACCAGGACGTGAGCCCACGTGATACCCAG gtgtgtcttcacctgcagacTGGAACCCCTGGTAGCAGCAGTGAGGAGGATACACAGTCTATGCAG CAGCAGACGAGCTGCTGCCCAAAAAACCCACACCATCAAAGATGGCTGATGCCACAACTGAGTCAGAGAACATCTTTAGGAGCACCTCCTGCACTCCAGTGGACCTCAGTCTCCTCAGCAGGTCGAGTCTGGTCTGATCTTTCCTGCATCAGTGTTGTGGCTCCTACCCAGTTTGTTGTTCAG GATTTGGCTGTCCGGGTCAAACCAGAGCCCGAGGAGGAGGTGGAGATCTGCTCTTACCCCGCCCTGAAGAAGCTGTCCGTCAAATTGTCCGACTGTAGGGCGTGGCTGAAGGGGCGGGACTTCCTGTCGCTGG GTGATCACCCTCAGCTGTGTGAGGCCCTGCAGCAACAACGCACCACCAACAGTGGCAGGAAGATGTCGTACTGCAGCCATTGTGAGAAGGGTTTCTATAAGGCGTCTCACCTGGAGGCTCACCTGCGGACCCACCAAGGTCAGAAACCTAACGAGTGCTGGCGGTGCGGGAAGATCTACCCCACCCTGATGAGCCTCGTGCTGCACCAGCAGGTCCATGACCGTAGTGAACCATACCACTGCTCCTACTGCGACAGGACCTTTTCCCTGAAACGGGACTGGAAGACCCACCACCGGACCCACTCAGGCACCAAACCTTTGAAGTGCTGGTTCTGTGGGGATGGTTTCAGCGAGCAGGAACAACTAAGTGAGCACATGGAGATGCATCAGGGGGAAAAATGCTACCACTGCACAGTCTGTGACAAAATGTTTGTGTCCTACCAGGGCTTCAACTTCCACCGCAAGTCTCACAAGGACCCCAAGCCTCTGCCCTGCCCCAAGTGCTCCAAAAGCTTCAGCAACCCCCAGAGCCTGAAGCTGCACCAGGCCACCCACTCGGACAGCAAACCCTACATCTGCGCCACCTGTGGGAAGGCCTTCAAGCTGCCAACCGGCCTTCACTGCCATCAGCGCACCCACACAGACCTGAGGGCGTATCGTTGTACCGAGTGTGGTAAGAGCTTCTCCAGCCTGCAGGGCCTGAAGCTGCATGACCGCACCCACACTGGCCTGAAGCCCTATAAGTGCTCCGAGTGTGGCAAGAGGTTCACGCAGTCGCCCCACCTCAAAGCTCACATGGTGACCCACACGGGAGAGAGGCCTTTCCTCTGCACCACCTGTGGCAAGAGGTTCACCCAGTCGTCCCACCTGAGATCCCACATCACGCTGTTTCACGTAGGGGAGAAGCCGTTCAGCTGTGATGACTGTGGCAAGAGCTTCACCATAGCTCACTACCTGAAGATTCACCGGCTCAGCCACACCAAAGAGAAACACTACCAGTGCTCCTACTGCCATAAGTCCTTCTCCTACCACAACTCTTGGAGGGCACACGAGAGGATCCACACTGGAGAGCGGCCCTTCAGCTGCCGCGACTGCGGCCAGAGCTTCATCACGTCAGGCTCTCTGCTGAGCCACCAGAGGTCCAGACACACCGGGGAGAAGAGCCACTACTGCATCACCTGTGGTGAGTTCTTCCTGACCAGCTCACTGCTGCGTGTTCACCAGCTGGACCATACTGGTGAGCGGCCACACGCCTGCAGCTGTGGCAAGACCTTCAAGACCAAAGGAGTCCTGCGCTACCACCTGAAGAGGTTCATGGAACACCGGCCCGCGGGGCGAGACTGTAACCCCACTTCTGCTGTTTCCTAA
- the LOC107383694 gene encoding oocyte zinc finger protein XlCOF6 isoform X4 — protein MPQLSQRTSLGAPPALQWTSVSSAGRVWSDLSCISVVAPTQFVVQDLAVRVKPEPEEEVEICSYPALKKLSVKLSDCRAWLKGRDFLSLGDHPQLCEALQQQRTTNSGRKMSYCSHCEKGFYKASHLEAHLRTHQGQKPNECWRCGKIYPTLMSLVLHQQVHDRSEPYHCSYCDRTFSLKRDWKTHHRTHSGTKPLKCWFCGDGFSEQEQLSEHMEMHQGEKCYHCTVCDKMFVSYQGFNFHRKSHKDPKPLPCPKCSKSFSNPQSLKLHQATHSDSKPYICATCGKAFKLPTGLHCHQRTHTDLRAYRCTECGKSFSSLQGLKLHDRTHTGLKPYKCSECGKRFTQSPHLKAHMVTHTGERPFLCTTCGKRFTQSSHLRSHITLFHVGEKPFSCDDCGKSFTIAHYLKIHRLSHTKEKHYQCSYCHKSFSYHNSWRAHERIHTGERPFSCRDCGQSFITSGSLLSHQRSRHTGEKSHYCITCGEFFLTSSLLRVHQLDHTGERPHACSCGKTFKTKGVLRYHLKRFMEHRPAGRDCNPTSAVS, from the exons ATGCCACAACTGAGTCAGAGAACATCTTTAGGAGCACCTCCTGCACTCCAGTGGACCTCAGTCTCCTCAGCAGGTCGAGTCTGGTCTGATCTTTCCTGCATCAGTGTTGTGGCTCCTACCCAGTTTGTTGTTCAG GATTTGGCTGTCCGGGTCAAACCAGAGCCCGAGGAGGAGGTGGAGATCTGCTCTTACCCCGCCCTGAAGAAGCTGTCCGTCAAATTGTCCGACTGTAGGGCGTGGCTGAAGGGGCGGGACTTCCTGTCGCTGG GTGATCACCCTCAGCTGTGTGAGGCCCTGCAGCAACAACGCACCACCAACAGTGGCAGGAAGATGTCGTACTGCAGCCATTGTGAGAAGGGTTTCTATAAGGCGTCTCACCTGGAGGCTCACCTGCGGACCCACCAAGGTCAGAAACCTAACGAGTGCTGGCGGTGCGGGAAGATCTACCCCACCCTGATGAGCCTCGTGCTGCACCAGCAGGTCCATGACCGTAGTGAACCATACCACTGCTCCTACTGCGACAGGACCTTTTCCCTGAAACGGGACTGGAAGACCCACCACCGGACCCACTCAGGCACCAAACCTTTGAAGTGCTGGTTCTGTGGGGATGGTTTCAGCGAGCAGGAACAACTAAGTGAGCACATGGAGATGCATCAGGGGGAAAAATGCTACCACTGCACAGTCTGTGACAAAATGTTTGTGTCCTACCAGGGCTTCAACTTCCACCGCAAGTCTCACAAGGACCCCAAGCCTCTGCCCTGCCCCAAGTGCTCCAAAAGCTTCAGCAACCCCCAGAGCCTGAAGCTGCACCAGGCCACCCACTCGGACAGCAAACCCTACATCTGCGCCACCTGTGGGAAGGCCTTCAAGCTGCCAACCGGCCTTCACTGCCATCAGCGCACCCACACAGACCTGAGGGCGTATCGTTGTACCGAGTGTGGTAAGAGCTTCTCCAGCCTGCAGGGCCTGAAGCTGCATGACCGCACCCACACTGGCCTGAAGCCCTATAAGTGCTCCGAGTGTGGCAAGAGGTTCACGCAGTCGCCCCACCTCAAAGCTCACATGGTGACCCACACGGGAGAGAGGCCTTTCCTCTGCACCACCTGTGGCAAGAGGTTCACCCAGTCGTCCCACCTGAGATCCCACATCACGCTGTTTCACGTAGGGGAGAAGCCGTTCAGCTGTGATGACTGTGGCAAGAGCTTCACCATAGCTCACTACCTGAAGATTCACCGGCTCAGCCACACCAAAGAGAAACACTACCAGTGCTCCTACTGCCATAAGTCCTTCTCCTACCACAACTCTTGGAGGGCACACGAGAGGATCCACACTGGAGAGCGGCCCTTCAGCTGCCGCGACTGCGGCCAGAGCTTCATCACGTCAGGCTCTCTGCTGAGCCACCAGAGGTCCAGACACACCGGGGAGAAGAGCCACTACTGCATCACCTGTGGTGAGTTCTTCCTGACCAGCTCACTGCTGCGTGTTCACCAGCTGGACCATACTGGTGAGCGGCCACACGCCTGCAGCTGTGGCAAGACCTTCAAGACCAAAGGAGTCCTGCGCTACCACCTGAAGAGGTTCATGGAACACCGGCCCGCGGGGCGAGACTGTAACCCCACTTCTGCTGTTTCCTAA